Proteins encoded in a region of the Alosa sapidissima isolate fAloSap1 chromosome 19, fAloSap1.pri, whole genome shotgun sequence genome:
- the LOC121693515 gene encoding toll-like receptor 13: protein MGLAKTVRVSMVPRMDVFQGGGRSYKRITMHITVHIWDTALLCFALYIVACVSRVSGFTYGVCELHDPEQCGGRTKFFCYKRSLEHVPPKFPHNVTDIDISHNKIKGIKSEDFQNLTHLETLNISYNSISYVEKGAFRDLISLTELGLSSNRLSIITKEFFQGLTNLKVLLLDKNNISTTENSSFSVFHHLECVKLSENKLTDMKLMQPIFRIQTLNEIHIASNNISNFQSINVSNSSLRLQILNLAHNPLNIFRISEDIFPYLQAINLSYCFSNRNSEWEVLNTSFFRNVKRLEMAGVNVSLERFKVILQTFNNSLVALTLSAVPLAKSLISYTCHIPTLTTLTLRNNNISSLKGTGLERCCQIRTLDLGHNRLADLENVLASLTNLTFLQLGYNKFSYIPSMIQNLSMLENLDLVFNQIEKLGCSTFKNLNNLKTLRLYRNRIKVVKDCVFQDLINLKKLYLGSNYISFLDRAFQNGPAKLEYLKLSSNSLASLKTNDFRGLKSLRTLILYDNKINSIDDGTFDKLISLKVLNLHFNKITDESLRPTVFSELSNLLELTLQNNHILKAEYFQTPPFYNLTSLKVLSVLSQRHHNNQSFLPYNFLQNLRHLHTFWAQNAGLKYLHDDVFKDNTQLAELALSGNDLTTLSPNVFLPLRKLYKLYLKETRLKTLDFLVQANLQDLYYLQISNNQISSINETIIMSLPGLRLLDMQGNTFTCDCSNAQFIKWLEKSNFTQVLAANTYECNSPPNFKETQLLNLDVSSCSENNEFYYYISSTCLVLLTLIISLIYNFLHWQIVYGYYLFLAFLYDNKKKGSHKPLGFQYDAFVSYNKHDELWVTSELLPKLEGEQGWRLCLHHRDFQPGKPIVDNIVDGIYSSRKTICILSQHYLESEWCSREVQVASFRLFDEKKDVLILLFLEDIPVYRLSPYYRMRGLVKKRTYLSWPKAGQDTRVFWEKLRVALGARRGSEEENSLSDVQNVL, encoded by the coding sequence ATGGGCCTAGCTAAAACTGTCAGAGTCAGTATGGTGCCACGGATGGATGTCTTCCAAGGGGGGGGCAGAAGCTATAAGAGAATCACCATGCATATAACTGTGCACATATGGGACACTGCTCTTCTCTGTTTTGCTCTCTACATTGTGGCTTGTGTTAGTCGTGTATCTGGATTCACATATGGGGTCTGTGAATTACATGACCCTGAGCAGTGTGGAGGACGTACCAAATTTTTCTGCTACAAAAGAAGTCTTGAGCATGTGCCACCAAAATTCCCACATAACGTAACTGATATAGACATTTCTCACAATAAAATAAAAGGGATAAAGAGTGAGGACTTCCAAAATCTTACACATTTAGAAACCTTAAACATCTCCTACAACTCAATCTCTTATGTGGAGAAAGGAGCTTTCAGAGACTTGATTTCCTTAACAGAATTGGGCCTAAGCAGTAACCGTTTGAGCATAATCACAAAAGAATTCTTCCAAGGCCTGACCAATCTAAAAGTGCTCCTCCTTGACAAGAACAATATTTCGACCACTGAAAATTCATCATTTTCTGTCTTCCACCACTTAGAATGTGTGAAACTTTCTGAGAATAAGCTAACAGACATGAAACTAATGCAACCCATTTTCAGAATACAAACATTGAATGAAATACATATTGCCTCCAACAACATCTCAAATTTTCAGTCGATTAATGTTTCAAATTCATCCCTCAGACTTCAAATACTGAATTTAGCTCACAATCCTCTAAACATTTTTAGGATTAGTGAAGATATTTTCCCCTATCTCCAGGCAATCAATCTGTCATACTGTTTTTCAAATAGAAATTCAGAATGGGAAGTGCTGAATACAAGTTTCTTCAGGAATGTAAAGAGGCTTGAAATGGCTGGTGTTAATGTCTCATTAGAGCGATTCAAGGTGATACTGCAAACATTTAATAACTCACTGGTCGCATTAACATTGAGCGCTGTACCTCTTGCAAAATCCCTTATAAGTTATACTTGTCATATTCCAACACTTACAACGCTTACTTTGAGAAATAACAACATCAGTAGCTTAAAAGGCACAGGGCTGGAGAGATGCTGTCAAATTAGGACACTGGATCTGGGCCATAATAGACTTGCTGATCTGGAAAATGTTTTGGCATCACTGACAAATCTTACTTTTTTACAACTGGGTTATAATAAATTTTCATACATTCCAAGTATGATACAAAATCTATCCATGTTGGAAAACTTAGATTTAGTATTCAATCAAATTGAAAAATTAGGTTGTTCTACCTTTAAAAATCTTAACAATCTCAAAACTCTCCGCTTGTATAGAAATAGAATTAAAGTTGTGAAAGACTGTGTTTTCCAAGACCTGATAAATCTAAAAAAACTGTACTTAGGATCAAACTATATCAGTTTTTTAGACAGAGCCTTCCAAAATGGTCCTGCTAAATTGGAATATCTAAAACTAAGCTCAAACTCATTAGCTTCCCTTAAAACTAATGACTTCAGAGGTTTAAAATCACTCAGGACTTTGATTTTATAtgacaataaaataaattcaATTGATGACGGGACTTTTGATAAATTAATTAGCTTGAAAGTACTGAACTTGCATTTTAACAAGATAACAGATGAATCACTCAGACCAACTGTATTTTCAGAACTTTCTAATCTTTTAGAACTGACTTTACAGAATAATCACATATTAAAAGCTGAATACTTTCAAACACCTCCTTTTTATAATTTAACGTCTCTTAAAGTGCTTTCAGTTTTATCTCAGCGTCATCATAACAATCAGTCTTTTTTGCCCTATAATTTCCTACAAAATTTGAGACATTTACACACTTTTTGGGCCCAGAATGCTGGACTTAAATATTTGCACGACGATGTGTTCAAAGATAACACCCAGCTCGCAGAACTAGCCCTGAGTGGAAATGACCTCACAACTCTCTCTCCGAATGTATTCCTGCCCCTGCGAAAACTCTATAAGCTCTATTTAAAAGAAACTCGTCTAAAAACCTTAGATTTTCTTGTGCAAGCAAACCTTCAAGATCTCTATTATTTGCAGATTAGCAATAACCAAATTTCATCAATCAATGAAACAATTATCATGTCCCTTCCTGGGTTAAGGCTACTCGATATGCAAGGAAACACCTTCACCTGTGACTGTAGCAATGCTCAGTTCATCAAATGGTTGGAGAAAAGTAATTTCACACAAGTACTTGCCGCTAATACATACGAATGTAACAGTCCTCCCAATTTCAAAGAAACACAACTTTTAAATTTAGATGTATCTTCTTGTTCAGAAAACAATGAGTTTTATTATTACATATCCAGCACTTGTCTTGTGCTCCTGACCTTGATCATCTCTCTCATCTATAACTTCCTACACTGGCAAATAGTTTATGGCTATTATCTCTTCTTGGCATTTCTCTATGACAATAAGAAGAAGGGGTCTCACAAGCCATTAGGTTTCCAGTATGATGCTTTTGTTTCCTACAACAAGCATGATGAACTCTGGGTCACCAGTGAGTTGCTCCCCAAACTAGAGGGAGAACAGGGATGGAGATTATGTCTGCACCACCGGGACTTCCAACCAGGGAAACCCATTGTGGACAACATCGTGGATGGCATCTACAGCAGCCGCAAGACTATCTGCATCCTCAGCCAGCACTACCTGGAGAGTGAGTGGTGTTCCAGGGAAGTGCAGGTGGCCAGCTTCCGTCTGTTCGATGAGAAAAAGGACGTTCTGATCCTGTTGTTCCTGGAGGACATTCCAGTCTATCGGCTGTCCCCGTACTACAGGATGAGGGGCCTGGTGAAGAAGCGCACGTATCTCAGCTGGCCCAAAGCGGGACAGGACACACGGGTCTTCTGGGAGAAACTAAGAGTTGCCCTTGGTGCCAGAAGGGGTTCTGAGGAGGAGAATTCCCTCAGTGATGTGCAGAATGTCCTTTGA